The following proteins are encoded in a genomic region of Micrococcaceae bacterium Sec5.8:
- a CDS encoding universal stress protein: MRYVVGYTPSDRGADAVALASAMARAQGAHLDLVYVVGRKTPYVAMNPEGSRVSAAEQEVLSAEREGLSLIPKDIEARFHVRQADSHAAGLIDAAVEYKAGLIVVGAASSGLFKRYTIGSAANALLHASPVPVALAPRGYRRTEPITRLTLAVGQRTGAEAAIDVAIDSAERRGVPLRLVSLLELDVEGDSGEITNAAHVHANTVLTDAAQRLPAGHHVSVEVAHGRSIEEAIDDLDWDEGEILIVGSSRLAEKNKLFIGSTAHKVLLALPVPMVVVPRDYERINTSPRD; this comes from the coding sequence ATGCGATACGTAGTTGGCTACACCCCCAGCGACCGCGGCGCCGACGCCGTTGCCCTGGCCTCCGCCATGGCCCGCGCCCAGGGCGCACACCTTGATCTGGTCTACGTCGTGGGCCGGAAAACCCCCTACGTCGCGATGAACCCGGAGGGAAGCCGAGTCAGCGCCGCCGAGCAGGAAGTGCTCAGCGCGGAGCGGGAGGGGCTGTCCCTCATCCCCAAGGACATCGAAGCCCGGTTCCACGTCCGCCAGGCCGACTCGCACGCCGCAGGCCTCATCGATGCGGCGGTGGAATACAAAGCCGGCCTGATCGTCGTGGGCGCCGCCAGTTCAGGGCTGTTCAAGCGGTACACCATCGGCAGCGCCGCGAACGCCCTGCTCCACGCCTCGCCGGTTCCGGTGGCACTGGCCCCGCGGGGCTACCGGAGGACGGAGCCAATCACCCGGCTGACCCTCGCAGTGGGCCAGCGCACCGGCGCGGAGGCAGCGATCGACGTCGCCATCGATTCCGCCGAGCGCCGCGGGGTCCCGCTGCGGCTGGTGTCCCTTCTGGAACTCGACGTCGAGGGTGACAGCGGTGAAATCACCAACGCGGCCCACGTTCACGCCAATACCGTCCTGACCGACGCCGCGCAGCGGCTCCCGGCCGGGCACCACGTGAGCGTCGAAGTAGCCCACGGGCGCAGCATCGAGGAAGCGATCGATGACCTCGACTGGGACGAGGGCGAAATCCTCATTGTGGGCTCCTCCCGTCTGGCAGAGAAGAACAAACTGTTCATCGGCAGCACCGCCCACAAGGTGCTCCTGGCGCTGCCGGTCCCCATGGTGGTGGTGCCGCGCGACTACGAGCGGATCAACACCAGCCCCCGGGACTGA
- the gabT gene encoding 4-aminobutyrate--2-oxoglutarate transaminase, which translates to MTTTAHDITYRLEQKRRITADFPGPKSIALTERRKAVVAAGVASSVPVYVADADGGIIHDVDGNSFIDLGAGIAVTSVGASDPAVVGAVKEAVEHFTHTCFMVTPYEGYVAVAEQLNRLTPGDHEKRTVLFNSGAEAVENAVKVARLATGRDAVVAFDHAYHGRTNLTMALTAKAMPYKTNFGPFAPEVYRMPMSYPFREENPEITGAEAAKRAITMIEKQIGGESVAAIIIEPIQGEGGFIVPAEGFLPALAAWAKDKGIVFIADEVQSGFCRTGEWFAVNHEGVIPDIVTMAKGIAGGLPLSAITGRADLLDAVHPGGLGGTYGGNPVACAAALAAIGSMEQYDLNARARHIEELALGKLRELAAEEPVIGDVRGRGAMLAIELVQAGSKEPNPELTKAVAAACLKEGVIILTCGTYGNVIRLLPPLVISDELLLDGLQVLAAAIKANA; encoded by the coding sequence ATGACCACCACCGCCCATGACATCACCTACCGTCTCGAGCAGAAGCGCCGGATTACGGCCGATTTCCCGGGACCGAAGTCCATCGCGCTGACCGAGCGCCGCAAGGCCGTCGTCGCCGCCGGCGTCGCGTCCAGCGTTCCCGTCTATGTCGCCGACGCCGACGGCGGCATCATCCACGACGTCGACGGCAACTCGTTCATCGACCTCGGCGCCGGCATCGCCGTGACTTCCGTCGGCGCGTCCGACCCCGCCGTCGTCGGCGCGGTCAAGGAAGCGGTGGAGCACTTCACCCACACCTGCTTCATGGTCACGCCCTACGAAGGCTATGTCGCCGTCGCCGAGCAGCTGAACCGGCTGACCCCCGGCGACCACGAGAAGCGCACGGTGCTGTTCAACTCCGGCGCCGAAGCCGTGGAAAACGCCGTCAAAGTGGCCCGGCTCGCCACCGGCCGTGACGCCGTCGTCGCCTTCGACCACGCGTACCACGGCCGGACCAACCTGACCATGGCGCTGACCGCCAAGGCCATGCCGTACAAGACCAACTTCGGCCCGTTCGCCCCGGAGGTCTACCGGATGCCGATGAGCTACCCGTTCCGCGAGGAAAACCCGGAGATCACCGGGGCCGAGGCCGCCAAGCGCGCCATCACCATGATCGAGAAGCAGATCGGCGGCGAGTCGGTTGCCGCGATCATCATCGAACCCATCCAGGGCGAGGGCGGCTTCATCGTCCCCGCCGAGGGATTCCTGCCGGCCCTGGCTGCCTGGGCCAAGGACAAAGGCATCGTCTTCATCGCCGACGAAGTGCAGTCCGGCTTCTGCCGCACCGGTGAATGGTTCGCCGTGAACCACGAGGGTGTCATCCCGGACATCGTCACCATGGCCAAGGGAATCGCCGGCGGCTTGCCGCTCTCCGCCATCACCGGCCGCGCCGACCTGCTCGACGCCGTCCACCCCGGCGGTCTGGGCGGCACTTACGGCGGCAACCCGGTGGCCTGCGCCGCGGCGCTGGCCGCCATCGGCTCGATGGAGCAGTACGACCTCAACGCCCGTGCCCGCCACATCGAGGAACTCGCCCTTGGCAAGCTGCGCGAACTCGCCGCTGAAGAACCCGTCATCGGGGACGTCCGTGGCCGCGGAGCCATGCTCGCGATCGAACTGGTCCAGGCCGGTTCCAAGGAGCCGAACCCGGAGCTGACCAAGGCCGTCGCTGCCGCGTGCCTCAAAGAGGGCGTCATCATCCTCACCTGCGGCACCTACGGCAACGTCATCCGGCTGCTCCCGCCGCTGGTCATCAGCGACGAGCTGCTGCTGGATGGCCTCCAGGTCCTGGCCGCGGCCATCAAGGCCAACGCCTGA
- a CDS encoding gamma-aminobutyraldehyde dehydrogenase — MVQTLQNFINGEFVTPAGTAVLEIVNPATGDVVAQSPVSVQADVDAAMTAAKDAFKSWKHTTPAQRQLMLLKLADAVEANSDELVEAQHRNTGQVRSLIASEEVAAGADQLRFFAGAARILEGKSAGEYFEGHTSYVRREPIGVVAQVAPWNYPFLMAIWKIGPALAAGNTIVLKPSDTTPESTLVLARLAGGIFPAGVLNVVLGTGETGAMMVDHKVPGLVSITGSVRAGIAVASGAAKGLKRAHLELGGKAPAVVFADADIKKSAAAIAEFAFFNAGQDCTAIARVLVQDTAYDALVEALVEHTETLRTGSQNDEDNYFGPLNNVNHFNQVKSLVESLPANCRIETGGHQAGERGFFFEPTIVSGAKQSDDIVQKETFGPVITVQKFSTEEEAVELANDVDYALASSVWTTNHGTAMRLSRDLDFGAVWINTHILLTAEMPHGGFKQSGYGKDLSMYGVEDYTRIKHVMSALDA; from the coding sequence GTGGTTCAAACCTTGCAAAACTTCATCAACGGCGAGTTCGTCACTCCCGCCGGAACCGCCGTTCTGGAGATCGTGAACCCCGCCACCGGCGACGTCGTTGCGCAGTCGCCCGTTTCGGTGCAGGCCGACGTCGACGCCGCCATGACCGCCGCGAAGGACGCCTTCAAAAGCTGGAAACACACCACGCCGGCGCAGCGCCAGCTGATGCTGCTCAAGCTCGCCGACGCCGTCGAGGCCAACAGCGATGAACTCGTCGAGGCCCAGCACCGGAACACCGGCCAGGTGCGCTCGCTGATCGCCTCCGAGGAAGTGGCTGCCGGGGCCGACCAGCTGCGCTTCTTCGCCGGCGCCGCCCGGATCCTGGAGGGCAAGTCCGCCGGAGAGTACTTCGAGGGCCACACCTCCTACGTCCGGCGCGAACCGATCGGGGTCGTCGCACAGGTGGCCCCCTGGAACTACCCGTTCCTGATGGCCATCTGGAAGATCGGCCCGGCCCTGGCCGCGGGCAACACCATCGTTCTCAAGCCCTCGGACACCACTCCGGAATCCACGCTGGTCCTGGCCCGCCTCGCCGGCGGCATCTTCCCGGCCGGCGTGCTCAACGTCGTCCTCGGCACCGGCGAGACCGGCGCCATGATGGTGGACCACAAGGTTCCGGGCCTTGTCTCCATCACCGGCTCGGTCCGGGCCGGCATCGCCGTCGCCTCCGGCGCCGCAAAGGGCCTCAAGCGCGCCCACCTGGAGCTCGGCGGCAAGGCCCCCGCCGTGGTGTTCGCCGACGCCGACATCAAGAAGAGCGCCGCGGCCATCGCCGAGTTCGCCTTCTTCAACGCTGGCCAGGACTGCACCGCGATCGCCCGGGTGCTGGTCCAGGACACCGCCTACGACGCCCTCGTCGAAGCCCTTGTGGAGCACACTGAAACGCTGCGCACCGGTTCGCAGAACGACGAGGACAACTACTTCGGCCCGCTGAACAACGTCAACCACTTCAACCAGGTCAAGTCCCTGGTGGAGTCGCTTCCGGCGAACTGCCGGATCGAGACCGGCGGCCACCAGGCCGGGGAGAGGGGGTTCTTCTTCGAACCCACCATTGTCAGCGGCGCCAAGCAAAGCGATGACATCGTGCAGAAGGAAACCTTCGGCCCGGTCATCACGGTGCAGAAGTTCAGCACCGAGGAAGAAGCCGTGGAACTGGCCAACGACGTCGACTACGCCCTCGCCTCCAGCGTCTGGACCACCAACCACGGCACCGCGATGCGCCTGAGCCGGGACCTGGACTTCGGCGCCGTCTGGATCAACACGCACATTCTCCTGACCGCCGAGATGCCGCACGGAGGCTTCAAGCAGTCCGGCTACGGCAAGGACCTGTCCATGTATGGCGTGGAGGACTACACCCGGATCAAGCACGTCATGAGCGCGCTCGACGCGTAG
- a CDS encoding PucR family transcriptional regulator ligand-binding domain-containing protein, translating to MAISLAALLGVASLKLTKAGLAETTWHQDILWVAVTEQEDPQRFLNGGELILTTGMRLKSAPEQRRFVRQVQRAGAVGIGFGVGLTHDGVPPALLAEANRWGLPVVEVPYETPFIAIGKLVADAQSTDHFTKLERLIAGHQILARALLTGGGLAELLKHLGSMLRTEIVLTQFTAQLYSSLPGHPAPTTEDWVSFPIPTGRRDACTLWVKQPFEDSGIVGYAQNLISVELNNMVKQRQAQRTLAGQVLEDVIHGTLEASESARRLAGIGITSTRRNVVLLAESGAHAKQLETSSLPQPLDHAVTAVVGKDLVAVVPDDGNGAGALARSLSDHLAEAGIHATIGIGGAYTKPNGLRWSYFEAREAASHGLPVNEPERLSLTSLLLASEDVPLADMANESLNPLRTFDATHGAELLTTLESYLNNNGSVAAVAEELTLHRNTVRYRLAQVTELTGYDPAQTSDRVQLWLALAVQRLSARHPH from the coding sequence ATGGCCATTTCACTCGCTGCCCTGCTGGGGGTAGCGTCCCTCAAGCTCACCAAGGCCGGCCTTGCCGAGACCACGTGGCACCAGGACATTCTCTGGGTGGCCGTCACAGAACAGGAGGACCCGCAGCGGTTCCTGAACGGCGGGGAACTGATCCTCACCACCGGGATGCGGCTCAAAAGCGCCCCCGAACAGCGGCGCTTCGTCCGCCAGGTCCAGCGCGCCGGGGCGGTGGGAATTGGATTCGGGGTCGGGTTGACGCACGACGGCGTGCCGCCGGCACTTCTTGCCGAGGCCAACCGTTGGGGACTGCCGGTAGTGGAGGTCCCGTACGAGACGCCCTTTATCGCGATCGGCAAGCTCGTCGCTGACGCCCAGTCAACGGACCACTTCACCAAGCTGGAACGGCTCATCGCCGGGCACCAGATCCTGGCCCGCGCACTCCTCACCGGCGGCGGCCTCGCCGAGCTTCTCAAGCACCTCGGCTCCATGCTGCGGACGGAGATCGTACTGACCCAGTTCACCGCCCAGCTCTACAGCAGCCTCCCCGGCCATCCGGCGCCCACCACCGAGGACTGGGTATCTTTCCCCATTCCCACCGGCCGCCGCGATGCGTGCACCCTGTGGGTGAAGCAGCCCTTCGAGGACTCGGGGATAGTGGGCTACGCCCAGAACCTGATCAGCGTGGAGCTCAACAACATGGTCAAACAGCGGCAGGCCCAGCGGACCCTGGCCGGTCAGGTCCTGGAGGACGTCATCCACGGAACCCTGGAGGCCAGCGAGTCCGCCCGGCGGCTCGCCGGCATCGGCATCACCAGCACCCGCAGGAACGTGGTCCTGCTGGCTGAATCCGGTGCACATGCCAAGCAGCTGGAGACCTCCTCCCTGCCGCAGCCGCTCGATCATGCGGTGACCGCCGTCGTCGGGAAGGACCTTGTAGCGGTAGTCCCCGACGACGGCAACGGCGCCGGCGCGCTTGCCCGGAGTCTGAGCGATCACTTGGCCGAGGCCGGGATCCACGCCACGATCGGAATTGGCGGCGCCTATACAAAGCCGAACGGACTGCGCTGGAGCTATTTCGAGGCCCGCGAGGCGGCAAGCCACGGACTGCCCGTGAACGAACCCGAACGGCTGAGCCTGACTTCGCTGCTGCTGGCCAGTGAGGACGTGCCGCTGGCGGATATGGCGAACGAGTCGCTCAATCCGCTCCGGACCTTTGACGCCACCCATGGAGCCGAGCTGCTCACGACGCTTGAGAGCTATTTGAACAACAACGGCTCCGTCGCCGCCGTGGCCGAAGAACTCACCCTGCACCGGAACACGGTCCGCTACCGCCTGGCCCAAGTCACCGAACTCACCGGCTACGACCCCGCCCAGACCTCGGACCGGGTCCAGCTCTGGCTGGCGCTCGCCGTGCAGCGCCTGAGTGCCCGGCACCCGCACTGA
- a CDS encoding MFS transporter, translated as MASSTATSALPETEPPAVVRTPRGVVVAGVVAIVLIGLNLRAGITGASALLHDLQAVLGYGPLIAAIIPSIPTLCFAVAGAATSWLTRVLGLEKAILLSLVLLAAGLLVRGIPSTGMLLAGTVIGMSGLAICNVAMPSFIRVHFADRTSLMTALYTVTMTTGATVVAVLIVPVAQQLGSPSAGVGAIGFLALGACLGFLPIALHAHRNAPAVKAGRVSPWPLLRTRAGLLITLGFTVQALLAYSVLSWFPYMLVTLGLSASESGLMFGLMQLVSVPAGMVLVAIGSRPRRQRTAFYLATLTMAAGVLAMLVLPAAWAPLMAVLLGLGLGIFPLVMVMISRSGRTTAETTAMSTVAQSAGYLLATLGPFGMGLLHSATDAWTLPLLLLLAVAVGQIAVGHLLTARPPAAAPAAARAGR; from the coding sequence ATGGCTAGCAGCACGGCGACGTCCGCCCTTCCCGAAACAGAACCACCCGCCGTCGTGCGCACACCCCGCGGCGTCGTCGTTGCCGGCGTCGTCGCGATCGTGCTGATCGGCCTCAACCTGCGCGCCGGCATCACCGGGGCCTCCGCACTCCTGCATGACCTGCAGGCCGTGCTGGGGTACGGGCCCCTCATCGCCGCCATCATCCCCTCCATTCCCACACTGTGCTTCGCGGTGGCCGGTGCCGCGACATCGTGGCTCACCCGGGTCCTGGGGCTGGAGAAAGCGATCCTGCTCTCCCTGGTGCTGCTCGCGGCCGGGTTGCTGGTCCGCGGCATTCCGTCCACGGGCATGCTGCTGGCAGGCACCGTCATCGGGATGTCCGGGCTGGCTATCTGCAACGTGGCCATGCCGTCCTTCATCAGGGTGCACTTCGCCGACCGGACGTCGCTGATGACCGCCCTGTACACCGTGACCATGACCACGGGCGCCACGGTGGTCGCGGTGCTGATCGTTCCCGTCGCCCAGCAGCTCGGCTCCCCCTCCGCCGGGGTGGGTGCGATCGGCTTCCTGGCCCTCGGCGCTTGCCTCGGATTCCTGCCCATCGCCCTGCATGCCCACCGGAACGCCCCCGCCGTCAAGGCCGGCAGGGTGTCCCCCTGGCCGTTGCTGCGGACCCGCGCCGGCCTGCTGATCACCCTCGGGTTCACCGTCCAGGCCCTGCTGGCATATTCGGTCCTGAGCTGGTTCCCTTACATGCTGGTCACCCTGGGCCTCTCCGCTTCCGAAAGCGGCCTGATGTTTGGCCTGATGCAGCTCGTCTCCGTCCCGGCCGGCATGGTGCTGGTCGCGATCGGCTCACGCCCGCGGAGGCAACGCACCGCCTTTTACCTGGCCACACTGACCATGGCTGCGGGCGTCCTGGCAATGCTGGTCCTGCCGGCCGCGTGGGCGCCGCTGATGGCGGTGCTGCTTGGTCTCGGGCTGGGCATCTTCCCGCTGGTCATGGTGATGATCAGCCGCAGCGGCCGCACCACCGCCGAAACCACGGCAATGTCCACCGTCGCGCAATCCGCCGGCTACCTGCTGGCAACGCTCGGCCCGTTCGGCATGGGGCTGCTGCACAGTGCCACGGACGCCTGGACCCTGCCGTTGCTCCTGCTGCTGGCCGTGGCCGTGGGCCAGATCGCCGTCGGCCATCTGTTGACTGCCAGGCCTCCAGCCGCCGCCCCGGCAGCGGCCCGGGCAGGCCGGTGA
- a CDS encoding FadR/GntR family transcriptional regulator gives MNTAAPHRPPLVEEVTATLRELIHSGTWPMQERIPAEPELMAMLGVSRGTLREAVKALAHSGMLEVRRGDGTYVRATSEISGTAQRLYRDHSQVHILEVRVGLDTQSARLAARHATALDIEAMRGLLAERRLAWEAGDHAGWARADWGFHASVAQASGNPLLHELYSSFGTLFHADLLRRQQRGGFNGLPPEGHDQLVDAIAERNELAAVDSVQRNLNSCAEWLQR, from the coding sequence ATTAACACCGCTGCGCCGCACCGGCCGCCCCTGGTGGAGGAGGTCACCGCCACGCTGCGTGAGCTGATCCACTCCGGCACCTGGCCGATGCAGGAGCGGATCCCGGCCGAACCCGAACTTATGGCCATGCTGGGCGTCTCGCGGGGCACCCTGCGCGAGGCCGTCAAAGCCCTCGCCCACAGCGGCATGTTGGAGGTCCGGCGCGGCGACGGCACCTATGTCCGCGCCACCAGCGAGATCTCCGGCACCGCCCAGCGCCTGTACCGGGACCACTCGCAGGTCCACATCCTTGAGGTCCGCGTTGGCTTGGACACCCAGTCGGCCCGGCTTGCCGCCCGCCACGCCACCGCCCTCGACATCGAGGCGATGCGCGGCCTGCTGGCGGAACGCCGTCTGGCGTGGGAGGCCGGGGACCATGCCGGCTGGGCCCGGGCGGACTGGGGCTTCCATGCGTCCGTGGCGCAGGCCTCGGGCAATCCGCTGCTGCACGAGCTCTACTCCAGCTTCGGCACCCTCTTCCATGCAGACCTGCTCCGCCGGCAGCAGCGGGGCGGCTTCAATGGGCTCCCGCCCGAAGGCCACGACCAGCTCGTGGACGCCATCGCCGAACGCAACGAACTGGCCGCCGTCGACAGCGTGCAGCGGAACCTGAACTCCTGCGCGGAATGGCTGCAGCGCTAA
- a CDS encoding DUF1206 domain-containing protein: MEISGPGSPPFAAAESSNRSLGASLGEAAGGAADAAEAVSNTAALDVVARSGFAVMALLHVVIGGIAVALVLGAPGQADPTGAIEQLAANPWGPAVMWAGFTACAGLALWQLSEATLRARHLARRQRLGKLASSGFLSIGYGSVGLSFAGFGLGNGGDSGDSTRDFSTALIRSPFGVPALIGLGLIIMGIGVYFIVKGAGKKFKEELRHFEGTHRGRLVSGLGVAGHIAKGVALLLTGLLFVIAAATNDPASSTGLDGSLKALKDHPWGPVLLLAIGAGFIAYGAFALVRARFGRM; the protein is encoded by the coding sequence ATGGAAATTTCGGGGCCCGGGAGCCCGCCTTTCGCGGCGGCTGAGAGCAGCAACCGCAGCCTCGGCGCGTCCCTCGGGGAGGCCGCCGGCGGTGCAGCGGACGCCGCGGAGGCGGTGTCCAACACCGCGGCGCTCGACGTCGTCGCCCGGTCCGGCTTCGCAGTCATGGCGCTGCTGCATGTTGTGATCGGGGGGATCGCCGTAGCGCTGGTTCTTGGCGCCCCGGGCCAGGCGGATCCCACCGGCGCGATCGAACAGCTTGCGGCCAACCCCTGGGGGCCGGCCGTGATGTGGGCCGGCTTCACCGCGTGCGCGGGGCTCGCCCTGTGGCAGCTGAGCGAGGCGACCCTGCGGGCCCGGCACCTGGCGCGCCGGCAACGGCTCGGCAAGCTTGCGTCCTCCGGGTTCCTCAGCATTGGCTACGGCAGCGTGGGGCTCAGCTTCGCGGGTTTCGGGCTGGGCAACGGCGGTGACTCCGGCGACTCGACCCGGGACTTCAGCACCGCGCTGATCCGAAGCCCCTTCGGGGTCCCGGCGCTCATTGGGCTGGGACTGATCATCATGGGCATCGGGGTGTACTTCATCGTCAAAGGCGCGGGAAAGAAATTCAAGGAGGAGCTGCGCCACTTTGAGGGCACACACCGTGGCCGCCTGGTCAGCGGGCTGGGCGTGGCCGGCCACATCGCCAAAGGGGTAGCCCTGCTGCTGACGGGCTTGTTGTTTGTCATCGCTGCTGCCACGAATGATCCCGCCTCGTCCACCGGCCTGGACGGCAGCCTCAAGGCTTTGAAGGACCATCCGTGGGGTCCCGTCCTCCTCCTGGCAATAGGCGCCGGCTTCATCGCCTACGGAGCGTTCGCGCTGGTCCGGGCACGCTTCGGCCGGATGTAG
- a CDS encoding DNA topoisomerase IB: protein MRLRRSNASGRGYRRVASGTGFSYKDLDGSTLAAGPVRERLEGIGIPPAWTDVWIAPFDNGHIQATGVDAVGRRQYIYHPGWRERKDRLKFDRSLQLAETLPAARRRVTLDLRSEGLTRERVLGAAFRMLDSGSLRVGSERYTNENGSHGLATLLCAHVKVHKDELRLSFPAKSGKTWESRMHDADLAAVVRQLKRRGGNARLLAYKAGRRWHPVSSSEINQYVKERTGQDFTAKDFRTLRGTVAAAASLARSGPQPKVSTRKRAVSRAMVDASEVLGNTPSIARKSYVDPRLLDHFAAGDTIDPKRLDSAESEVRALLYREGDVVPLR, encoded by the coding sequence GTGAGGCTCCGGCGCAGTAACGCGTCCGGCCGCGGCTACCGGCGCGTCGCCTCCGGGACAGGCTTCAGCTACAAGGACCTGGACGGTTCCACCCTCGCCGCGGGGCCCGTGCGTGAGCGGCTCGAAGGCATCGGCATTCCGCCGGCCTGGACCGACGTCTGGATTGCCCCGTTCGACAACGGGCACATCCAGGCCACCGGGGTGGACGCCGTGGGCCGGCGCCAGTACATCTACCACCCGGGCTGGCGGGAACGGAAGGACCGGCTGAAGTTCGACCGTTCGCTCCAGCTCGCGGAAACATTGCCGGCGGCGCGGCGGCGCGTCACCCTCGACCTGCGTTCCGAGGGCCTCACCCGGGAGCGGGTGCTGGGCGCTGCCTTTCGGATGCTGGACAGCGGCTCGCTGCGGGTCGGCTCGGAGCGCTACACCAACGAGAACGGCAGCCACGGCCTCGCCACCTTGCTCTGCGCCCACGTGAAGGTGCACAAGGACGAGCTCCGCCTCAGTTTCCCCGCCAAGAGCGGGAAGACCTGGGAGTCGCGGATGCACGACGCCGACCTCGCCGCCGTCGTGCGCCAACTCAAGCGCCGGGGCGGCAACGCCCGCCTGTTGGCCTATAAGGCGGGCAGGCGCTGGCATCCGGTGTCCAGCTCCGAGATCAACCAGTACGTCAAAGAACGCACCGGCCAGGACTTCACGGCCAAGGACTTCCGGACCCTGAGGGGGACGGTGGCGGCGGCCGCCAGCCTGGCCCGGAGCGGTCCGCAGCCCAAGGTCTCCACCCGCAAGCGCGCGGTGAGCCGCGCCATGGTGGACGCGTCCGAAGTCCTTGGCAATACGCCGTCCATCGCCCGGAAGAGCTATGTTGATCCGCGGCTCCTGGACCACTTTGCGGCGGGGGACACCATCGACCCGAAGCGGCTGGACTCCGCCGAATCCGAGGTCCGCGCCCTGCTCTACCGCGAGGGGGACGTGGTCCCGCTGCGCTGA
- a CDS encoding FAD-dependent oxidoreductase — protein sequence MSMNAPVGTARPLRIAVVGSGPAGVYAADLLTKSEAVKSGELSVSIDLFDRYPAPYGLIRYGVAPDHPRIKGIVNALHKVLDRGDIRFFGNVDYGTDLSLADLRTHYDAVIFATGAIKDADLNIPGIELEGSYGGADFVSWYDGHPDVPRDWPLEAREIAVIGNGNVALDVARMLSKHADDLLVSEIPDNVYAGLKSSPVTDVHVFGRRGPAQVKFTPLELRELSHSKDVDIILYAEDFEFDAESDRQIQSNNQTKTMVGTLTNWIAGQPEDPAGFTASRRLHLHFLHSPVEIVGETTADPAHPGKVAGIRFERTALDGTGNARGTGEFVAYPVQAVYRAIGYFGSSLPEVEFDHIRGVVPNDGGRVLDASGTQVPGIYATGWIKRGPVGLIGHTKGDALETITHLLGDRQNLPLAAAPAPEAVVELLENRGVQYTSWEGWLALDAHERSLGEQASAGTGMHRERIKVVPRGAMVQISRDGVAAEV from the coding sequence GTGTCAATGAACGCCCCCGTAGGAACCGCCCGCCCGCTGCGCATCGCCGTCGTTGGCTCCGGACCCGCCGGTGTCTACGCCGCGGACCTCCTGACCAAAAGCGAGGCCGTCAAAAGCGGCGAGCTCAGCGTCAGCATCGACCTCTTCGACCGGTACCCGGCACCCTACGGCCTCATCCGCTACGGCGTGGCGCCCGACCACCCGCGCATCAAGGGCATCGTCAACGCGCTGCACAAGGTCCTGGACCGCGGCGACATCCGCTTCTTCGGCAACGTGGACTACGGCACCGACCTGTCCCTGGCGGACCTCCGCACCCACTACGACGCCGTCATTTTCGCCACAGGTGCCATCAAGGACGCCGACCTGAACATTCCCGGCATCGAGCTCGAGGGCTCCTACGGCGGCGCCGACTTCGTCTCCTGGTACGACGGACACCCGGACGTCCCCCGCGACTGGCCGCTGGAGGCCAGGGAGATCGCCGTGATCGGCAACGGCAACGTCGCCCTGGACGTCGCCCGCATGCTCTCCAAGCACGCCGATGATCTCCTGGTCTCCGAGATTCCGGACAACGTCTACGCCGGCCTGAAATCCTCCCCGGTCACCGACGTGCACGTCTTCGGCCGGCGCGGCCCGGCCCAGGTGAAGTTCACCCCGCTGGAACTGCGGGAACTGTCCCACTCCAAGGACGTCGACATCATCCTCTACGCCGAGGATTTCGAGTTCGACGCCGAATCGGACCGCCAGATCCAGAGCAACAACCAGACCAAGACCATGGTGGGCACGCTGACCAACTGGATCGCCGGGCAGCCCGAGGACCCCGCCGGGTTCACCGCCTCCCGCCGCCTGCACCTGCACTTCCTGCACAGCCCGGTCGAGATCGTTGGAGAAACAACAGCTGACCCCGCGCACCCGGGCAAGGTCGCCGGCATTAGGTTCGAACGCACAGCATTGGACGGGACGGGCAACGCGCGGGGCACCGGGGAGTTTGTTGCCTACCCGGTCCAGGCCGTCTACCGCGCCATTGGTTACTTCGGGTCCTCGCTGCCTGAGGTCGAGTTTGACCACATCAGAGGTGTGGTCCCGAACGACGGCGGCCGGGTTCTGGACGCTTCGGGCACCCAGGTGCCGGGCATTTACGCGACCGGCTGGATCAAGCGCGGACCGGTCGGCCTGATCGGGCACACCAAGGGCGACGCCCTCGAAACCATCACCCACCTTCTCGGAGACCGCCAAAACCTCCCGCTGGCAGCGGCCCCCGCACCGGAGGCCGTCGTCGAACTGCTGGAAAACCGCGGCGTGCAATACACCAGCTGGGAGGGGTGGCTGGCCCTGGACGCGCACGAGCGGTCCCTGGGGGAACAGGCAAGTGCCGGCACCGGCATGCACCGTGAACGCATCAAGGTGGTTCCGCGCGGGGCCATGGTCCAGATTTCCCGCGACGGGGTGGCCGCGGAAGTCTGA